A region from the Lentimonas sp. CC4 genome encodes:
- a CDS encoding metallophosphoesterase yields the protein MHTDLTNNPEDPALIALAERMGAAEFAHRLEKEQIMRARRGAGQGRGLFRFEHLWDLYGFIRGCLKVSGFWNRAHRNYFDVQVVRNEVVLDRLPAAFDGFTILQLTDLHADLHPDFPEAVRRVIEPLQYDCVAVTGDFRTCTFSDHSGATAASIEILKDVTGTCYATLGNHDSLEKVPVMEAAGIRFLLNENVAIQRGEDVLYLVGIDDPNFYQSHNFEHALRGVPVDACKVLLSHAPQTYRDAARLGFDFLMAGHTHGGQICLPGGMVVMHDKSSPRHVLSGVWREGSLQGYTSRGTGASGLPARLNCMPEVTLHVLRCSK from the coding sequence ATGCATACCGACCTAACAAATAACCCTGAGGATCCTGCGCTGATTGCATTGGCGGAACGTATGGGAGCGGCTGAGTTTGCTCATCGGCTGGAGAAAGAGCAGATCATGCGCGCGCGCCGTGGTGCAGGACAGGGGCGCGGTCTGTTTCGTTTTGAGCATCTTTGGGATTTGTATGGGTTTATACGTGGGTGCCTGAAGGTGAGCGGTTTTTGGAACCGAGCGCATCGCAATTATTTTGATGTTCAAGTGGTGCGCAATGAAGTGGTGCTGGATCGGTTGCCGGCTGCGTTTGATGGTTTTACGATTCTTCAGCTCACGGATTTGCATGCAGATTTGCACCCGGACTTTCCTGAGGCGGTGCGGCGAGTGATTGAACCGCTGCAGTATGATTGTGTGGCGGTGACGGGAGACTTCCGCACGTGCACCTTTAGTGATCACTCGGGAGCGACTGCAGCATCGATTGAGATTTTAAAAGATGTGACGGGCACTTGTTACGCGACACTGGGCAATCACGACTCGCTGGAAAAAGTGCCGGTGATGGAGGCGGCGGGGATTCGATTTTTATTAAATGAGAATGTCGCAATTCAACGAGGTGAAGACGTGCTATATCTGGTCGGGATTGATGACCCTAATTTTTACCAGAGTCATAATTTCGAGCATGCGCTGCGGGGAGTGCCGGTAGATGCGTGTAAGGTCTTGCTATCACATGCGCCGCAAACGTATCGCGATGCAGCACGCTTGGGCTTCGATTTTCTGATGGCAGGGCATACACATGGTGGTCAGATCTGTCTACCGGGTGGAATGGTCGTCATGCATGACAAGAGCTCGCCGCGGCATGTGTTGTCAGGTGTGTGGCGTGAGGGTTCGCTGCAAGGCTACACGAGTCGTGGCACGGGCGCATCCGGGCTTCCTGCCCGCTTAAACTGTATGCCTGAAGTGACGCTGCATGTGCTGCGTTGCAGCAAGTAG
- a CDS encoding Pycsar system effector family protein yields the protein MTEKSKNTPETTNWPALLRGSVLSSVQSKHVQYISLADRRAQVIITINAFLIPLILSGYKSMPEIRLGSLIVVICAALSIFFAVMSLMPKRFKGNHQGSRGLLHFSGIWGHNEAEYLEHMRVALDDRTTITEYMVSDIYHLSNDVLRPKFFWIRLSFYAFLSGLAASLILVVGPLFLSF from the coding sequence ATGACCGAAAAATCCAAAAACACACCAGAGACGACCAATTGGCCGGCATTATTACGTGGCTCCGTCTTGAGCAGTGTGCAGTCGAAGCACGTGCAATACATCAGTTTAGCGGATCGTCGCGCACAGGTCATCATCACCATCAACGCATTCCTCATCCCGCTCATTCTCTCTGGCTACAAATCCATGCCAGAAATCCGACTAGGCAGCCTAATCGTGGTGATCTGCGCCGCATTGAGTATCTTTTTCGCCGTCATGAGTTTAATGCCCAAACGCTTTAAGGGCAACCATCAGGGCAGCCGAGGCTTGCTACATTTCTCGGGCATATGGGGGCATAATGAAGCGGAATACCTCGAACACATGCGCGTCGCACTCGACGACCGCACCACCATTACCGAATACATGGTGTCCGACATCTATCACCTGAGTAATGATGTGCTGCGACCAAAATTCTTTTGGATACGCCTTAGCTTCTACGCATTCCTCTCCGGGCTAGCCGCCTCGCTAATCTTGGTCGTCGGCCCCTTGTTTTTATCGTTTTAA
- a CDS encoding tetratricopeptide repeat protein, whose amino-acid sequence MLVFLVTQFGHAATLQEQLEQAVSSFGQGDYASSYWQFESMELDYGTEPEFLARNFQQTILPVRGYAALMADRPTDALIYFGELLSQYEPHPGLQAFALYNAAIAQSQTNALAAAAQTFHNFQLTFPNSNESALALLQEADLRYEIGDAAQATELLDTFYASDAPVTLRMQARLRALQIAGETGSTDRTRDILFNTDWNVAAMPDIAVLSFAALDAGDLLLSEGHYTEAVRAYRLTLPRTVLIEKQRARLQAVQAALAQQSLFASSIWKSHSQQLVARLTRQLDLLEHMADYTPGLYLRSGQAYLLGQRFREAAILFRTVAQTPEFEPDIRAEAHYRWILTLCEAEDWNNARATAQQFLNEHPAHKLANSALFLIARAYQGEGQYLEAITVLDDLIDNFPDDQQAPRWYFTRGYNYSVLERQASARVDFETALERYPKSSLAEQLEMWRGLTYFFERNYPASLDALTALKKKAKKHPLYPEINYRIANVLYAQRNYDAALKTADALIKQFPDHHRVPEAQALRGDIFMGQGELIRAADAFRQVPPDDAQLYDYAIFQASKIYKALELYDLLRKHLQAYIDRDDANERPRVSEALYWIGWSLQQEERGTEAFPLFEEALIRFGNDPKSRGVGSILSAYADLYKRLGKTDSTLPAFETWLQDATEQSLADGQPTWFARLTLFNSNRQRRTAGDERAEATLLSIHRFVPIDQQDAETLASVGLVLIQRGYDSADDYCEQLLTEFPKRFERGTAYFGKAQLAANAERLEEARRWLLRFLEETPTHPLAPDVRLLTADILTQQGIYEGARDVLNEILQIKAMRGRPHARALAGLARLETELENPQRAIPYWQRIYTLYRAYPEIIIDAYWESALLFEQIGDSTAALNTLREMLSDERLQDYEAYQLATAKLPELEARERRTSTPLNVQHPTSNFEH is encoded by the coding sequence ATGCTCGTTTTCCTAGTGACACAATTCGGCCATGCAGCGACTCTGCAGGAACAATTAGAGCAAGCAGTTTCTTCCTTCGGCCAAGGTGATTACGCCTCCAGCTACTGGCAATTTGAGAGCATGGAGCTCGATTATGGCACCGAACCTGAGTTTTTAGCGCGTAATTTTCAACAAACCATCCTCCCCGTGCGTGGCTATGCCGCACTGATGGCAGATCGCCCAACGGACGCGCTGATCTACTTTGGCGAACTGCTCAGCCAATACGAGCCACACCCAGGCCTGCAGGCCTTCGCACTCTACAATGCAGCGATTGCGCAGTCGCAAACCAACGCACTTGCGGCAGCCGCACAGACCTTTCATAACTTCCAACTCACCTTCCCTAACTCCAACGAATCGGCGCTCGCCCTATTACAAGAGGCGGATCTGCGCTACGAGATCGGCGATGCCGCGCAAGCCACCGAGCTACTCGACACCTTCTACGCCTCAGATGCGCCCGTGACACTGCGTATGCAAGCACGGCTACGTGCGCTCCAAATCGCCGGCGAAACTGGCTCGACCGACCGCACACGTGACATTCTCTTCAACACCGACTGGAACGTTGCCGCGATGCCCGACATCGCGGTGCTCAGTTTTGCCGCTCTGGACGCTGGCGACCTGCTCCTCAGCGAAGGACACTACACCGAGGCTGTGCGCGCCTATCGACTGACACTCCCTCGCACTGTATTGATCGAGAAACAACGCGCCCGCCTCCAAGCCGTGCAAGCGGCCCTAGCTCAACAATCCCTGTTTGCCTCAAGTATCTGGAAGAGCCATTCCCAGCAACTGGTCGCACGTCTCACACGCCAACTCGACCTGCTCGAGCACATGGCCGACTACACTCCGGGGCTTTATCTGCGCTCAGGCCAAGCCTATCTACTCGGACAACGATTCCGTGAAGCCGCGATCCTATTTCGCACCGTCGCGCAAACACCCGAGTTCGAGCCCGACATCCGCGCCGAAGCCCACTACCGATGGATACTCACACTCTGCGAAGCCGAGGACTGGAACAACGCCCGCGCCACCGCTCAACAATTCCTCAACGAGCATCCTGCCCACAAACTCGCCAACAGCGCGCTCTTCCTGATCGCTCGTGCATACCAAGGCGAAGGGCAATACCTCGAAGCCATTACGGTGCTCGATGATCTGATCGATAACTTCCCCGACGACCAACAAGCCCCTCGTTGGTATTTCACCCGCGGCTACAATTATAGCGTGCTTGAGCGACAAGCCTCCGCCCGCGTTGATTTCGAAACCGCACTCGAGCGCTATCCGAAGAGTAGCCTCGCCGAACAACTCGAAATGTGGCGCGGTCTCACCTACTTCTTCGAGCGCAACTACCCCGCCAGCCTCGACGCACTGACAGCACTTAAAAAGAAAGCAAAAAAGCACCCACTGTATCCGGAAATCAACTACCGGATCGCCAACGTGCTCTACGCACAACGCAACTACGATGCCGCCCTTAAAACTGCAGATGCGCTCATCAAACAATTCCCCGACCATCACCGCGTGCCCGAGGCGCAAGCCCTACGCGGCGACATCTTCATGGGACAAGGCGAACTCATCCGCGCTGCTGACGCCTTCCGTCAAGTGCCGCCCGACGACGCACAGCTCTACGACTACGCAATCTTCCAAGCATCCAAGATCTACAAGGCTCTCGAACTCTACGACCTACTACGCAAGCATCTGCAAGCCTACATCGACCGCGACGATGCCAACGAACGCCCACGCGTCAGCGAAGCGCTCTATTGGATCGGCTGGTCGCTCCAGCAAGAAGAGCGCGGAACCGAAGCTTTCCCACTCTTCGAAGAAGCCCTCATCCGTTTCGGCAACGATCCAAAGTCTCGGGGCGTAGGCTCCATTCTCTCCGCCTACGCCGATCTCTATAAACGCCTAGGCAAAACCGACAGCACGTTGCCTGCCTTTGAAACATGGCTTCAAGACGCCACAGAGCAAAGCCTCGCCGACGGACAGCCCACTTGGTTTGCACGACTCACACTCTTTAATTCGAATCGCCAGCGCCGCACAGCCGGCGACGAGCGCGCCGAAGCCACCCTACTCTCCATCCATCGCTTTGTGCCGATCGATCAGCAAGACGCCGAAACCCTCGCCAGCGTCGGTCTCGTGCTGATTCAACGCGGCTACGACTCAGCCGACGATTACTGCGAGCAACTACTCACCGAATTCCCAAAACGCTTCGAACGCGGCACTGCCTACTTCGGCAAAGCGCAACTCGCCGCCAATGCTGAACGCCTCGAAGAAGCCCGCCGCTGGTTGCTCCGCTTTCTCGAAGAGACGCCCACACATCCACTCGCCCCCGATGTGCGCCTGCTCACCGCTGACATCCTCACCCAACAAGGCATCTACGAAGGCGCACGCGACGTGCTCAACGAAATTTTGCAGATTAAAGCAATGCGCGGCCGTCCACATGCCCGCGCGCTAGCTGGCCTCGCCCGACTCGAAACCGAACTCGAGAACCCTCAACGCGCCATCCCTTATTGGCAACGCATCTACACCCTCTACCGCGCCTATCCCGAAATCATCATTGATGCGTATTGGGAAAGCGCCCTGCTGTTCGAGCAAATCGGCGACAGCACGGCAGCACTTAACACCCTACGCGAGATGCTAAGCGACGAGCGCCTGCAAGACTACGAGGCCTATCAACTAGCAACCGCAAAGCTTCCCGAGCTCGAAGCGAGGGAACGTCGAACATCGACCCCCTTGAACGTCCAACATCCAACGTCGAACTTCGAACATTGA
- the hrpB gene encoding ATP-dependent helicase HrpB — MADSHLSLPIHSVADQLVAGLAEHGRVVLSAPTGSGKSTQVPQILIDAAQVQGDVVVLQPRRLAARLLAKRVAQERGCKLGEEVGYQIRFENVVGPKTRIRFVTEAILLRQILQDPTLKGVGAVVFDEFHERHLTSDLSISCALKSVQSVRPDLKIVVMSATLDIDTLEGYLKPCARVEASGRMYPVTTRYMGAALNRDAAPVWQRAASAFRTAVREGIEGDVLIFMAGAFEIRKTIDAVEALPESRGYDVLPLHGELSPDAQDRAVSSGGRPKVIVSTNVAETSITIEGVRVVIDGGLARIARYDARRGINSILVEPISRASAEQRTGRAGRTGPGVCMRLWSDAEHGARGERDEPEVKRVDLSETLLLLAAAGISKPETFAWFEAPEPKALTRAHDLLQDLGALDAEGAITAMGRKMAGFPLHPRYARMLLEADHRGVLPEVALIAGLSQGRSFYRASRDARVRKEQLRQVEDHVDERSDFFVQLRAWDLAKAAKFNANACGMLGIHGGSARQAGDTARQLLQLAQRQGLDTREAALPDEAERICKCLLAGFSDHLAKRNDTGTRRCRMVHERTGELRRESVVDSPLFVAAEIEEREVRGEVTVLLGLATAVEPAWLDELFPEDFSDGNQTTYDPSLRRVVCRSERRFRDLVLSATDKGEPDLDQAAELLAAEVVAGTLNLKAWDSVVENWILRVNFVALHCPDAEVPPIDDEARQLLIEQICHGALSYKEIKDRPALATVKEWISPEQHYYIDTYAPATMELPRRRNPAKIRYEADGRAFIASKLQDFYDVPGASLVVANGQVPLLVELLAPNQRPAHLTDDLDGFWDGAYHHVRKDLAGRYPKHEWR, encoded by the coding sequence ATGGCTGATTCTCATCTATCGCTCCCGATTCACTCTGTCGCCGATCAACTCGTTGCTGGCCTCGCTGAGCACGGGCGGGTGGTGCTGAGTGCGCCGACGGGCTCGGGTAAGTCGACGCAGGTGCCGCAGATTCTGATCGATGCGGCGCAGGTGCAGGGCGATGTGGTGGTGCTGCAGCCTCGGCGTTTGGCGGCGCGATTGTTGGCGAAACGTGTGGCGCAAGAGCGTGGTTGTAAGCTGGGCGAAGAGGTGGGCTATCAGATTCGCTTTGAAAATGTCGTGGGGCCGAAGACGCGTATCCGCTTTGTGACGGAAGCGATTTTGTTGCGGCAGATTTTACAGGATCCCACGCTCAAAGGTGTGGGCGCCGTGGTGTTTGATGAATTTCATGAACGGCACCTGACTAGTGATTTAAGTATTTCCTGTGCGTTGAAGTCGGTGCAATCCGTGCGACCCGATCTGAAGATCGTGGTGATGTCGGCGACGTTGGATATTGATACGCTTGAGGGCTATTTAAAGCCGTGTGCCCGTGTGGAAGCGTCGGGGCGGATGTATCCGGTGACGACGCGCTATATGGGGGCGGCGTTGAATCGGGATGCGGCTCCAGTCTGGCAACGCGCGGCTTCGGCGTTTCGCACCGCGGTGCGTGAGGGGATTGAAGGTGACGTGTTGATCTTCATGGCGGGAGCCTTTGAAATTCGTAAAACCATCGACGCAGTGGAGGCATTGCCTGAGTCGCGAGGTTATGATGTGTTGCCGCTGCATGGGGAACTCTCGCCAGATGCGCAGGATCGGGCGGTATCCTCGGGCGGGCGTCCAAAGGTGATCGTATCGACCAACGTTGCGGAGACTTCGATTACGATAGAGGGGGTGCGCGTCGTGATCGATGGCGGACTGGCGCGGATTGCGCGGTATGATGCGCGGCGCGGGATTAATTCGATTTTAGTGGAGCCGATCAGTCGCGCATCGGCAGAGCAACGAACGGGACGTGCGGGGCGCACGGGGCCGGGTGTGTGTATGCGGCTGTGGAGCGATGCCGAGCATGGCGCACGCGGCGAACGCGATGAGCCGGAAGTAAAGCGGGTGGATCTCTCGGAGACATTATTGCTCTTGGCTGCTGCGGGGATTTCGAAGCCTGAGACGTTTGCATGGTTTGAAGCGCCAGAGCCCAAGGCGCTAACGCGTGCGCATGATTTGTTGCAGGATTTGGGCGCATTGGATGCTGAGGGTGCGATTACTGCGATGGGACGCAAGATGGCGGGCTTTCCGCTGCACCCGCGTTATGCACGAATGCTACTTGAGGCGGATCATCGCGGTGTGCTGCCTGAGGTGGCGCTGATCGCGGGTCTGAGCCAGGGGCGTTCGTTCTATCGTGCGTCGAGGGATGCGCGTGTGCGTAAGGAGCAGTTGCGGCAGGTGGAAGATCATGTCGATGAACGCTCGGACTTTTTTGTGCAGCTGCGTGCGTGGGATTTAGCGAAAGCGGCGAAGTTTAATGCGAACGCGTGTGGGATGCTCGGGATTCATGGCGGTTCGGCGCGGCAGGCGGGCGATACGGCGCGGCAGTTGTTGCAACTCGCGCAGCGGCAGGGCTTGGACACGCGTGAGGCCGCGTTGCCAGATGAGGCGGAGCGCATTTGTAAGTGTTTGCTGGCGGGGTTTTCGGATCATTTAGCGAAGCGCAATGATACGGGAACACGTCGTTGCCGCATGGTGCATGAACGCACGGGGGAGTTGAGGCGTGAGAGCGTGGTGGACAGTCCGTTGTTTGTGGCGGCTGAAATCGAAGAGCGCGAGGTGCGTGGCGAGGTGACGGTGTTGCTTGGTTTGGCGACTGCGGTCGAGCCTGCATGGTTGGATGAACTCTTTCCGGAAGATTTCTCTGATGGCAATCAGACGACCTACGATCCGAGCCTGCGCCGAGTGGTGTGCCGTAGTGAACGTCGTTTTCGTGATTTGGTGTTGTCGGCGACGGATAAGGGAGAGCCTGATCTCGATCAGGCGGCAGAGCTGTTGGCGGCGGAAGTGGTGGCGGGCACTTTGAATTTAAAGGCGTGGGACTCGGTAGTGGAGAATTGGATACTACGAGTGAATTTCGTGGCGCTGCATTGCCCGGATGCGGAAGTGCCGCCGATTGACGATGAAGCGCGGCAGTTGTTGATTGAGCAGATTTGTCACGGCGCGTTGAGCTATAAAGAGATTAAGGATCGGCCAGCGCTGGCGACGGTGAAGGAGTGGATTAGTCCCGAGCAGCACTATTATATTGATACGTATGCGCCTGCGACGATGGAGCTGCCGCGTCGCCGCAATCCCGCAAAGATTCGCTATGAGGCGGATGGTCGCGCCTTTATCGCGTCGAAGCTACAGGACTTTTATGACGTTCCTGGCGCGAGTTTAGTCGTCGCAAATGGTCAGGTGCCACTATTGGTGGAGTTGCTTGCACCGAATCAGCGGCCTGCGCATTTGACGGATGACCTCGATGGATTCTGGGATGGTGCGTATCATCATGTGCGCAAAGATTTAGCAGGGCGCTACCCGAAGCATGAGTGGCGGTAG
- a CDS encoding TonB-dependent receptor, whose protein sequence is MQDALEGDDDAHSIDQMLKCVTPMLLCASFFVNGVLVGSSLEVVELEPFLVRAYAPQVPYSDTALVGDEWRSRGAVGLAEALEMAQPGISLVRKAGMSNDVVVRGLGGDDVSVTLDGRKIYCACSNRMDPPLSHATAENAQRVEIATGPFSLKRSGSLGGHINIVSAPIDSGIHGAATAGLGSFNQQQYSAWSSYSEGRWAGRVTGGYLTGDPYKDGSGDRITELPTGLAAYLPQYKNDSAYEAWHVGGELEYLLEEGRTLRLNVVRREDQDVLFPGLSMDADETHTTQVGARIIQEEPAGVFEQWAADFYFNDTDHKMTDSKRLSSQKGMNNMNRPDYVLERGYFMRTDATARNWGATFDSELDAAEWGYWSLGGEFGQREWDSDNTILNIDNSMLPNVLSTTVGVYAQGRYEFDTDWSIETGVRLDYFNIDPRGNADFLESEVGDVDRFSEVEPSACVSARYQLTDTTALFAGVGSVARAPNPQELYLQVDKPGMSNDWIGNPNLDAPRSTEITSGVEFLTDDWDLRLRAFHSWLDGYIYPVAEGTVQTYDNIDARLYGLECSAAYRINATWSLAMGMAWQEGVKSSGNGDSDLAEIPPLRAQAALQYETELSLLKFEVQASANQDRVDTDLHEQDLGSWVTASIYGQRRIKTNWTLSCAVTNLFDENYAMHNAQVRNPFSDFTVVNEPGRMLKASLSYTF, encoded by the coding sequence GTGCAAGATGCGCTTGAGGGCGATGACGATGCACATTCTATCGATCAGATGCTGAAGTGTGTTACCCCGATGCTTTTGTGCGCGTCTTTCTTTGTGAATGGAGTGCTTGTGGGCAGTAGTCTTGAAGTCGTTGAATTGGAGCCGTTCTTAGTGAGAGCCTATGCCCCGCAGGTTCCATACTCTGATACGGCATTGGTCGGAGATGAGTGGCGAAGTCGCGGTGCGGTTGGGCTGGCCGAGGCCTTGGAAATGGCTCAGCCAGGAATCTCTTTGGTGCGTAAGGCGGGGATGTCGAACGATGTGGTCGTGCGTGGTTTAGGTGGCGATGACGTGAGTGTGACGCTAGACGGTCGTAAGATTTATTGTGCGTGCTCCAATCGAATGGATCCTCCATTATCACATGCAACAGCTGAAAATGCGCAGCGTGTCGAAATTGCAACGGGGCCTTTTAGTCTGAAGCGGTCAGGCTCCTTGGGTGGGCATATTAATATCGTCAGCGCGCCGATTGATTCAGGCATACATGGCGCTGCGACGGCAGGTCTTGGGAGTTTTAACCAGCAGCAGTATTCCGCTTGGAGTAGTTATTCCGAGGGGCGCTGGGCGGGGCGTGTCACTGGTGGTTACTTAACCGGAGATCCTTATAAAGACGGGTCTGGGGATCGGATTACGGAGTTGCCGACAGGGCTGGCTGCTTATTTGCCTCAATATAAGAATGACTCTGCGTATGAGGCATGGCACGTGGGTGGTGAGTTAGAATACTTGCTCGAAGAGGGGCGCACTTTGCGGTTGAATGTCGTGCGCCGAGAGGATCAGGACGTCCTATTCCCCGGTTTGAGTATGGATGCGGATGAAACGCATACGACGCAGGTCGGTGCGCGCATCATTCAAGAGGAGCCGGCCGGTGTGTTCGAACAATGGGCTGCGGATTTTTATTTCAACGATACGGATCATAAGATGACGGACAGCAAGCGGCTGAGTAGCCAAAAGGGGATGAACAATATGAATCGTCCCGACTACGTGCTGGAGCGGGGGTATTTTATGCGAACTGATGCCACTGCGAGGAACTGGGGGGCTACCTTCGATTCGGAACTTGATGCGGCAGAATGGGGCTATTGGAGTCTCGGCGGTGAATTCGGGCAGCGTGAGTGGGATAGTGATAATACCATTCTAAACATTGATAATTCGATGTTGCCCAATGTGCTTTCGACCACGGTGGGTGTTTATGCGCAGGGACGTTACGAGTTTGACACTGATTGGAGTATTGAGACGGGCGTGCGCTTAGACTACTTCAATATAGATCCACGGGGGAATGCTGACTTTCTGGAGTCGGAGGTGGGTGATGTGGATCGCTTCTCCGAAGTGGAGCCTAGCGCGTGCGTCTCTGCGCGTTATCAGTTGACCGATACGACTGCTTTATTTGCCGGTGTCGGTTCCGTGGCGCGTGCGCCCAATCCTCAGGAGCTATATCTCCAAGTCGATAAACCTGGGATGAGTAACGATTGGATTGGCAATCCGAACTTAGATGCGCCGCGTTCGACTGAAATTACGAGTGGAGTCGAGTTTCTGACGGACGATTGGGACTTACGACTGCGCGCGTTTCATAGTTGGCTGGATGGCTATATCTATCCAGTTGCGGAGGGCACGGTGCAGACCTATGATAATATTGATGCGCGCCTCTACGGATTGGAGTGCAGTGCAGCTTATCGGATCAATGCAACTTGGAGCTTGGCGATGGGTATGGCTTGGCAAGAGGGAGTTAAAAGTTCCGGTAACGGAGACAGCGATTTGGCGGAAATTCCACCACTACGTGCGCAGGCGGCCTTGCAGTATGAAACCGAATTGAGCTTGCTGAAATTCGAAGTGCAGGCCTCTGCCAATCAAGACCGGGTGGACACCGACTTGCACGAACAAGACCTTGGCTCTTGGGTGACCGCATCCATCTATGGTCAGCGTAGAATTAAGACAAATTGGACACTCTCGTGCGCCGTGACGAATTTATTTGATGAGAACTATGCCATGCACAATGCGCAGGTGCGTAATCCCTTTAGTGACTTTACCGTAGTGAATGAGCCCGGGCGGATGCTGAAGGCGAGCCTGAGTTATACGTTTTAG
- a CDS encoding undecaprenyl-diphosphate phosphatase — MKLIGVITLAISLLATSLSYAATTETISEQDHSPVSEGLSYTDAVILGLVEGLTEYLPVSSTGHLIIANALLGLDGDTPMADKNGAPILVKADDGSMQAYTIGDAAYAYVIVIQAGAIVAVVLLYWRTILTLILGCLGKDSKGLKLAINLTAAFLPAAVIGLLLNDLIESLLGDNIFAVAGALIVGAFVMLGVERWRHHGNKGAVPAEDGPGLSELTVGKSVMIGFFQCFAMWPGTSRSMATIVGGYIAGLSPAHAAEFSFLLGLITLSAASAYKFLTDGSEMLAALNIGPVLVGCIVAFISAALAVKWLVGYLSKHGLALFAWYRIALAIAIFALMK; from the coding sequence ATGAAATTGATTGGGGTCATCACACTAGCCATCTCTCTACTTGCCACTTCGCTGAGCTACGCAGCAACGACCGAAACCATAAGCGAGCAAGACCACAGCCCTGTCTCAGAGGGCTTAAGCTACACGGACGCCGTCATTCTAGGCCTGGTCGAGGGGTTGACGGAATATCTCCCCGTCTCATCCACTGGGCATCTTATCATCGCCAATGCCCTTCTAGGCCTCGATGGCGACACCCCCATGGCGGACAAGAACGGTGCGCCTATCCTCGTCAAGGCTGACGATGGCTCCATGCAAGCCTACACGATCGGTGATGCTGCCTACGCCTACGTCATCGTCATTCAAGCCGGTGCCATCGTCGCAGTCGTGCTGCTCTACTGGCGCACGATCCTCACTTTAATCCTCGGTTGCTTGGGCAAAGACAGCAAAGGACTCAAACTGGCGATCAACCTCACCGCCGCTTTCCTACCAGCCGCAGTCATCGGTCTGCTACTGAATGACCTAATAGAGTCACTCCTCGGCGATAACATCTTTGCCGTTGCTGGCGCACTGATCGTCGGCGCCTTCGTCATGCTCGGCGTCGAACGCTGGCGCCACCATGGCAACAAAGGCGCCGTGCCCGCGGAAGACGGCCCTGGGCTGAGCGAACTCACCGTTGGTAAATCCGTCATGATCGGATTTTTTCAATGCTTCGCGATGTGGCCCGGCACCAGTCGTTCCATGGCCACCATCGTCGGCGGCTACATCGCAGGTCTGTCACCCGCGCACGCAGCCGAGTTCAGCTTTTTATTAGGCCTAATAACTCTCAGCGCCGCATCGGCCTATAAGTTCCTGACTGATGGTTCTGAAATGCTAGCCGCGCTCAATATCGGCCCCGTCCTCGTCGGTTGCATCGTCGCATTTATTTCTGCAGCACTCGCCGTCAAATGGCTCGTCGGCTACTTGAGCAAACACGGCCTCGCCCTCTTCGCATGGTATCGTATCGCCCTGGCCATCGCGATCTTCGCATTGATGAAGTAG